The following coding sequences are from one Thermofilaceae archaeon window:
- a CDS encoding corrinoid protein: protein MEGLYAKIRDAFLSFDFEGVKALVREALAKGASPNEVIERALRPAMEEAGRRFEKGEFFLAELVVAGDLFKEVMDEILVPEIQKQGGSTRSLGTVVIGTVRGDLHDIGKSIVATMLRAAGFNVIDLGVDVPPEKFVQAAIEHKADIVAMSALLTTTMLEMKNVIEELKKAGIRDKVKVVVGGAAVTEDFARSIGADGYGEDAVKGVKVCKELLGIK, encoded by the coding sequence ATGGAAGGGCTCTACGCGAAAATCAGGGATGCGTTCCTAAGCTTCGATTTCGAAGGGGTAAAGGCCCTCGTTAGAGAGGCGCTCGCTAAGGGCGCTTCCCCTAACGAGGTTATTGAGCGCGCTCTGAGACCAGCTATGGAGGAAGCGGGGAGGAGGTTTGAGAAAGGAGAGTTCTTCCTGGCGGAGCTCGTCGTAGCGGGCGACCTGTTCAAGGAGGTTATGGACGAGATCCTCGTGCCCGAGATCCAGAAGCAGGGTGGCTCGACCAGGAGCCTCGGGACCGTTGTGATCGGCACTGTAAGGGGCGACCTGCACGATATTGGGAAGAGCATCGTGGCTACAATGCTCAGGGCCGCGGGGTTCAACGTCATCGATCTCGGCGTCGACGTTCCGCCCGAAAAGTTCGTGCAAGCTGCTATTGAGCACAAAGCCGACATCGTAGCAATGTCAGCTCTCCTCACAACTACGATGCTGGAGATGAAGAACGTGATCGAGGAGCTGAAGAAGGCCGGCATCCGCGATAAGGTTAAAGTGGTGGTCGGGGGGGCTGCGGTCACGGAGGACTTTGCGAGGAGCATCGGAGCTGACGGGTATGGGGAGGACGCGGTCAAGGGAGTGAAGGTCTGTAAGGAGCTTTTAGGGATAAAGTAG
- a CDS encoding ABC transporter permease — protein MPIKGLVKYVIRRGLVLYLTMLAAIYITILVANMGGKVDEIIIADLRMRVWDEVNRNPAYRALSGAERERLVNEIVRQEIERLGLDKPFLYRSLIYLRDAALLELGRAQFMTSDSGSRLVKNIILERLPATVLLFTTVMVINFFLHLFLGLYLSRRYGSLLDKIFVSLAPTSVLPGWFYGIILILIFYTWLHVLPAGGIVDTPPPRDPLLYALSVLKHMILPMASWIISGLFLGVYGNRTFFLIFSTEDHVEAAKAKGLPPRLIEWRYILRPALPPIITGFALGLIGSWGGAIITERVFNWPGLGSVAYSAIMYNDTPVILGFTVIYAYLLMATVLILDIIYGIIDPRIKVQFG, from the coding sequence ATGCCCATCAAAGGGTTAGTCAAGTACGTTATTCGAAGGGGCTTGGTGTTATACCTCACTATGCTCGCCGCCATATACATCACGATCCTCGTCGCTAACATGGGTGGCAAAGTCGACGAGATTATAATCGCTGATTTACGGATGAGAGTCTGGGATGAAGTGAATCGGAATCCTGCGTATAGAGCGCTTTCGGGCGCTGAGAGGGAGAGGCTAGTGAATGAAATCGTTCGACAGGAGATTGAAAGGCTTGGTTTAGATAAACCGTTCCTTTACAGAAGCCTTATTTATCTTCGCGATGCAGCTCTGCTCGAACTGGGGCGTGCACAGTTTATGACGAGCGATTCAGGGTCGAGGCTCGTAAAGAACATCATCCTTGAAAGGTTGCCTGCGACGGTTCTTCTCTTTACGACGGTGATGGTGATCAACTTCTTCCTTCACCTCTTTTTAGGCCTCTACTTATCCAGGAGATATGGAAGCCTGCTCGACAAAATCTTTGTTTCTCTCGCTCCAACATCCGTGCTTCCCGGTTGGTTCTATGGAATCATATTGATTCTGATTTTCTACACGTGGCTTCACGTGCTCCCGGCCGGCGGCATAGTCGACACTCCACCCCCTAGAGACCCTCTGCTCTACGCGTTGAGCGTGCTGAAGCACATGATTCTCCCGATGGCTTCCTGGATTATTTCAGGGTTATTCTTGGGCGTTTACGGCAACAGGACGTTCTTCCTGATTTTTTCAACCGAGGATCACGTTGAAGCCGCGAAGGCTAAGGGTCTCCCACCACGCTTGATTGAGTGGAGGTACATCCTGAGGCCGGCGCTACCCCCTATAATCACCGGATTCGCCCTAGGGTTGATAGGCTCGTGGGGCGGTGCCATTATAACGGAGAGAGTGTTTAACTGGCCCGGGCTCGGCTCGGTTGCCTACTCAGCGATAATGTACAACGATACGCCAGTCATCCTCGGCTTCACAGTGATCTACGCGTACCTGCTCATGGCGACGGTGCTCATCCTAGACATAATCTACGGGATAATCGACCCGAGGATTAAGGTCCAGTTTGGGTGA
- a CDS encoding anaerobic ribonucleoside triphosphate reductase, with product MDGGVLLEKRGVRVEELEKSYMKRADWEVFENANTNFSFSNFRNFLFEKLVEVPDVLKSYLPSDAVEAHYRGDIHIHKLPDSLWIPYCIGWSYRRILELGLKTPSVVSRPARHFDTAVSHLTNFFFMAAQEFTGAQATSAFDLYAAPFAAHDSLSYDRVKQALQAMLFELNYPARAGYQSPFTNITLVLDTSRDMLEGSAVVGGERVGSLGDFLDEALTVDKALFELYGEGDAVGQPFTFPIPTLMLTKNFDWEGRRWGELTDLIFETLARRGSAYLLNGYASNVEALYSMCCRLTIDVNHVLNHSRGLELKLSYADAEDAFETFLKAREGSKAYGVWALPDATGSIGVVTINVPRAAALSKGEWDVFEELMIERLQLARRVLLTWRARYERSLRTGLMPITRIYLGHFNHHFNTFGLIGLPEAAANMLRDPKLWIEGSRRAIREAIEVERRIVSLVRDFARECEEADGYLYNVEEVPGESTGYKLALSDSQLFREELRMGEVCIPSDGSAPFYSNSIVPYYADLPIHERALLEGEVQQEFTGGVMMHLFLNEQPDPQALKKLVYRIATNTKVVYFSITPTISVCRSCGWSSVGTYWTCPRCEAQAEVWSRIVGYYRPVRQWNPGKRSEFKLRKQYTSIAG from the coding sequence ATGGATGGTGGGGTTCTCCTGGAGAAAAGGGGTGTGAGGGTTGAGGAGCTGGAGAAATCGTACATGAAGCGTGCGGATTGGGAGGTCTTCGAAAACGCTAACACGAACTTCAGTTTCAGCAACTTTAGGAACTTTCTCTTCGAGAAGCTAGTCGAAGTACCTGACGTATTGAAGTCCTACCTGCCCTCAGACGCTGTGGAGGCCCACTACAGGGGTGATATCCACATTCACAAGTTGCCCGACTCGCTCTGGATACCCTACTGCATAGGCTGGAGCTACAGGAGGATACTCGAGCTCGGGTTAAAGACTCCCAGCGTAGTAAGCCGACCGGCCAGGCACTTCGATACGGCGGTCTCCCACCTAACCAACTTCTTCTTCATGGCTGCCCAAGAGTTCACTGGCGCTCAAGCGACGAGCGCCTTCGACCTCTACGCGGCTCCCTTTGCGGCGCACGACAGTCTCAGCTACGATCGAGTCAAGCAGGCGCTCCAGGCGATGCTATTCGAGCTGAACTACCCGGCGAGAGCGGGTTACCAATCCCCGTTCACGAACATCACGCTCGTCCTCGACACGAGCAGAGACATGCTCGAGGGAAGCGCGGTTGTGGGTGGGGAGAGGGTGGGCTCGCTGGGCGACTTCCTGGATGAGGCTCTGACGGTTGACAAGGCGCTCTTCGAGCTCTACGGCGAGGGCGATGCGGTAGGCCAGCCCTTCACGTTCCCGATCCCAACGCTGATGCTCACCAAGAACTTCGACTGGGAGGGGAGGAGGTGGGGCGAGTTGACAGACTTGATCTTTGAAACCCTGGCTCGGAGGGGTAGCGCCTACCTCCTGAACGGCTATGCGAGCAACGTTGAGGCGCTCTACAGCATGTGCTGCCGCCTCACGATCGATGTGAATCACGTGCTGAACCACTCCCGCGGACTCGAGCTTAAGTTGAGCTACGCCGACGCGGAGGACGCCTTCGAGACCTTCCTCAAGGCGAGGGAGGGGAGCAAAGCCTACGGTGTTTGGGCCTTACCCGACGCGACGGGGAGCATAGGGGTCGTGACGATCAACGTGCCCAGAGCAGCCGCGCTCAGCAAGGGGGAGTGGGACGTTTTCGAGGAGCTGATGATCGAGCGCTTGCAGCTGGCGAGGAGGGTCCTACTCACCTGGAGGGCGAGGTACGAGAGGAGCTTGAGAACTGGTTTAATGCCGATCACGCGCATCTACCTCGGGCACTTCAACCACCACTTCAACACTTTCGGCCTCATCGGGCTTCCGGAGGCTGCCGCCAATATGCTAAGGGACCCCAAGCTCTGGATTGAAGGGTCTAGGAGGGCGATTAGAGAGGCGATCGAAGTTGAGAGGAGGATCGTAAGCCTCGTTCGAGACTTCGCCAGAGAGTGCGAAGAGGCAGACGGCTACCTGTACAACGTGGAGGAGGTGCCAGGCGAGAGCACGGGCTACAAGCTGGCGCTATCGGACAGCCAGCTGTTCAGGGAGGAGCTGCGGATGGGCGAGGTGTGCATCCCGAGCGACGGGAGCGCGCCCTTCTACAGCAACAGCATCGTGCCCTACTACGCCGACCTGCCCATCCACGAGAGGGCGCTGCTGGAGGGCGAAGTCCAGCAGGAGTTCACCGGCGGTGTAATGATGCACCTCTTCCTAAACGAGCAGCCCGACCCCCAGGCGTTGAAGAAGCTGGTGTACAGGATCGCCACGAACACTAAGGTCGTCTACTTCTCCATTACGCCGACGATCAGCGTCTGCCGCAGCTGCGGCTGGAGCAGCGTCGGCACCTACTGGACGTGCCCCAGGTGCGAGGCTCAGGCGGAGGTCTGGAGCCGAATCGTGGGTTACTACAGGCCGGTACGCCAGTGGAACCCGGGCAAAAGGAGCGAGTTTAAGCTGCGGAAGCAGTACACCAGCATAGCCGGATGA
- a CDS encoding ABC transporter permease, whose translation MSATGVEYGLKGVVKELLSYKAGIVGIGLLALLLAISVYAIIAIPYEEAIRMWRGQEAMWIDNPRTAAPEWIEVFVGKRLPRTMRFDSRLQQTGVSKSVIEIPATDMKKVVITCRFRFDYDELPSEFNVFLFSNFTGSAPYVRVVLRKPSGEEVEVIRYVVRVPDDRIYVSISSAVLSNLLSQYTAKYPVNVSDRVTQLKLLFGRVTPASLESGEFEVEKGDYTITIEATLFSRSDDLDARVVIYGTVHGVAGTDHLRRPLEIALLWGTPIALAFGLTASLVTTFLQMLIAVISGWYGGWVDSAIQRVTELYMVIPFLPFLILISTFYKIDIWVLLAVIIVLSIFGGGIKSTRALVMQLKEYPYIEAARAYGASSFRIITLYIIPKILPPVVPGLIGAVPGYVFLEAALSLLGLGDPFLPTWGKVISDAADNGALYRGLYYWVLEPSLMLMLTAFAFASLGFALDKIVNPRLREL comes from the coding sequence ATGAGTGCGACGGGAGTGGAGTACGGGTTGAAGGGTGTCGTTAAGGAGCTGCTATCCTACAAGGCGGGTATCGTCGGTATCGGTCTGCTAGCGCTGCTTCTCGCAATCTCCGTCTACGCTATCATAGCCATACCCTACGAAGAAGCGATAAGGATGTGGAGGGGTCAAGAGGCGATGTGGATCGATAACCCGAGGACGGCCGCTCCCGAGTGGATAGAAGTGTTTGTTGGTAAGCGGTTGCCTCGGACGATGAGGTTTGACAGCAGGCTCCAGCAAACAGGGGTCTCGAAGAGTGTAATCGAGATTCCAGCGACAGATATGAAGAAGGTGGTTATCACCTGCAGGTTCCGGTTCGATTACGACGAGTTGCCCAGCGAGTTTAACGTTTTTCTATTCTCCAATTTCACGGGGTCCGCGCCCTACGTAAGGGTTGTACTGAGAAAGCCGAGTGGCGAAGAGGTCGAGGTGATCCGTTACGTTGTAAGGGTGCCCGACGATCGGATTTACGTATCGATCAGCAGCGCGGTTCTGAGCAACTTGCTGTCGCAGTACACGGCGAAGTACCCCGTGAACGTAAGTGATAGAGTTACGCAGCTGAAGCTGCTGTTCGGGAGGGTTACCCCAGCATCGCTCGAGAGCGGCGAATTCGAAGTTGAAAAGGGTGATTATACGATAACTATAGAGGCCACTCTGTTCAGTAGGAGCGACGACTTAGATGCAAGGGTCGTAATATACGGTACTGTGCATGGAGTAGCTGGAACTGACCACTTGAGGCGCCCACTCGAGATTGCCCTGCTTTGGGGCACCCCCATAGCGCTTGCGTTCGGACTTACAGCTTCGCTGGTCACTACTTTCCTTCAGATGCTTATCGCCGTTATAAGCGGTTGGTATGGTGGATGGGTGGATTCAGCCATCCAGAGGGTCACGGAATTGTACATGGTCATTCCGTTTCTCCCGTTCTTAATCCTGATCTCGACTTTCTACAAGATAGACATCTGGGTGCTTCTCGCAGTCATCATCGTGTTGAGCATCTTCGGAGGGGGGATCAAAAGCACGAGGGCTTTAGTCATGCAGCTAAAAGAGTACCCGTACATCGAGGCCGCACGCGCCTACGGAGCGTCGAGCTTCCGAATAATCACGCTGTACATTATTCCGAAGATTCTCCCACCTGTCGTTCCGGGTTTGATCGGTGCCGTACCGGGCTATGTTTTCCTTGAAGCTGCCCTCTCTCTACTTGGTCTGGGCGACCCCTTCCTTCCCACTTGGGGTAAGGTGATAAGCGATGCAGCCGATAACGGTGCACTGTACAGAGGCCTCTACTACTGGGTGTTAGAGCCCTCACTCATGTTGATGCTCACAGCGTTTGCTTTCGCCAGTCTCGGTTTCGCATTGGATAAGATAGTTAACCCAAGGTTGAGGGAATTGTAG
- a CDS encoding oligopeptide ABC transporter ATP-binding protein, with protein sequence PDPDPENRKRLRNVPPGEPPSLISPPPGCRFHPRCPYVMDVCRREEPPTVEVKPGHAVKCWLYAKG encoded by the coding sequence CCGGATCCGGATCCCGAGAACCGAAAGAGGCTGAGGAACGTACCCCCTGGCGAGCCGCCCAGCTTGATTAGTCCGCCGCCGGGATGCCGTTTCCACCCGAGGTGCCCGTACGTGATGGACGTGTGTAGGAGGGAGGAGCCGCCCACGGTTGAAGTGAAGCCCGGCCATGCAGTCAAATGCTGGCTCTACGCGAAGGGTTAA
- a CDS encoding ATP-binding cassette domain-containing protein has product MSDNVLLRVEDLRKWFQIRRGLLAPPLTLRAVDGVSFEVGVGEAISLVGESGSGKTTLGKTV; this is encoded by the coding sequence ATGTCGGACAACGTGCTTCTTCGGGTTGAGGATCTGAGGAAGTGGTTCCAGATTCGGCGCGGCTTGCTAGCGCCACCGCTCACCCTGAGGGCGGTTGATGGAGTCAGCTTCGAGGTTGGTGTGGGTGAGGCGATATCGCTGGTTGGCGAATCGGGGAGCGGTAAGACTACGCTGGGTAAGACCGTGTT
- a CDS encoding ABC transporter ATP-binding protein, giving the protein MGNPLMDVRNLRLYYGTRKGVVRAVDNISFALERGETLAIVGESGCGKSSLARAIIRLLPRNVHTYDGQIILEGRDVMKLSDEEFRREVQWTRISMVFQGAQNSLNPVLRVGFQIAEPLMIHKGLSKEEAIAEARKYLRMVGVHEGFADRYPFELSGGMKQRAVIAMALITRPQVVILDEPTSALDVITQANIMNLLKTIKQEQGISYIFITHDIALSSELADKVMVMYAGHMMELASADEFYTNPAHPYSQKLMASVPSLRVDKKLEFIPGAPPSLISPPPGCRFHPRCPYVMDVCRREEPPTVEVKPGHAVKCWLYAKGG; this is encoded by the coding sequence ATGGGTAACCCGCTCATGGACGTCCGGAACCTCCGCCTGTACTACGGGACAAGGAAGGGTGTCGTTAGGGCAGTAGACAACATCAGCTTTGCGCTAGAAAGAGGAGAAACATTGGCGATCGTGGGGGAGTCGGGCTGCGGGAAATCCTCGCTGGCCAGGGCCATAATCAGGCTTCTACCGCGCAACGTGCACACGTACGACGGTCAAATAATCCTCGAGGGGCGCGACGTCATGAAGCTAAGCGACGAGGAGTTCCGCAGGGAGGTTCAGTGGACAAGAATTTCGATGGTGTTTCAGGGAGCGCAGAACTCCCTTAACCCGGTTCTGAGGGTCGGCTTCCAGATCGCAGAACCCTTGATGATACACAAGGGCCTATCGAAGGAGGAAGCGATAGCCGAGGCGAGGAAGTACCTGCGCATGGTTGGAGTTCACGAGGGCTTCGCAGATCGATACCCCTTCGAGCTGAGCGGGGGCATGAAGCAGAGAGCCGTTATAGCCATGGCCCTGATCACGCGCCCTCAAGTGGTCATTCTTGACGAGCCGACGTCGGCGCTGGACGTGATAACTCAAGCCAACATCATGAACCTTTTGAAGACGATTAAGCAGGAGCAGGGTATAAGCTACATCTTCATAACCCACGACATAGCCCTCTCCAGCGAGCTAGCCGATAAGGTGATGGTGATGTACGCTGGCCACATGATGGAGCTCGCGAGCGCTGACGAGTTTTACACCAACCCCGCTCACCCGTACTCGCAGAAGCTGATGGCGAGTGTCCCCAGCTTGAGAGTCGATAAGAAGTTGGAGTTCATACCGGGGGCGCCGCCCAGCTTGATTAGTCCGCCGCCGGGATGCCGTTTCCACCCGAGGTGCCCGTACGTGATGGACGTGTGTAGGAGGGAGGAGCCGCCCACGGTTGAAGTGAAGCCCGGCCATGCAGTCAAATGCTGGCTCTACGCGAAGGGTGGTTGA
- a CDS encoding hydrogenase maturation protease has product MSYALVICLGNPLRGDDAFGLLVYRLLRKIRIPAVYAGTAPENITRILRRVRPETVIIVDALAGAGEGLAILKLSDELVSRSFSSHLLPLRLLFESVGLDPGKILVIGAGAMDLSLGSQPSERVRGLAVEAASLIARILGRQNSPRELKLGDEVSLLSGNVENPTFS; this is encoded by the coding sequence ATGAGCTACGCCCTCGTGATATGTCTCGGCAACCCCCTCAGGGGTGATGACGCCTTCGGTCTACTCGTCTACCGGCTCCTTCGAAAGATTAGGATCCCCGCAGTGTACGCAGGAACGGCCCCGGAAAACATCACGCGTATTCTGAGGAGGGTAAGGCCGGAAACCGTGATAATCGTTGATGCGCTGGCTGGGGCTGGTGAAGGGCTCGCTATCTTAAAGCTCTCCGACGAGTTAGTCTCTCGCTCTTTCTCCTCGCACCTGCTACCTTTGAGGCTGCTATTCGAATCGGTCGGGCTTGATCCAGGTAAGATTCTCGTGATTGGCGCCGGGGCTATGGATCTCTCCCTAGGCAGCCAACCGAGTGAGAGAGTGAGGGGACTTGCTGTCGAAGCTGCCTCCCTCATAGCTAGGATTCTAGGTCGGCAGAATTCACCACGAGAGCTTAAGCTCGGAGATGAAGTCTCTCTCCTCTCGGGGAACGTCGAGAACCCTACATTTAGCTAG
- a CDS encoding ASKHA domain-containing protein codes for MPIVEVRGIGFFDAKEGENLLALIRRHGVTLPAGCGGLGLCGMCRVRVVRGELTAPTRREIEILVDRLEEGWRLACQAQVIGDTTLEIQAIRRETPKARVRPPVRITPPAIFVPVRVERGEPSYEEELISSLRTLGVHATKLSLSALNSLAQRSSGVAVIVEDEVLDVSDTYSGYGLAVDVGTTSVAASLVDLVSGAVTAERVSLNAQLKYGSDIISRIRYALQEPDGTARLQQAVVDTVNRLLDEMGARADKVYRVVVAGNSVMLHLFFGANPRTLGFLPFRPLYRRQMRARGRDLGLTVHPDAHVVSLPILGGYVGGDVVGDILSADLSGYDKAMLIDVGTNGEIVLKKDDAYLAASTPAGPAFEGVGLHSGMMAVEGAIEKVRVLGAREIEYSTIGGTEAKGICGSGYVDLLAELLKAGILSRDGRLLDGPRVREVGGVKAFVVDEERGIMLTQLDVRKLQLAVTAVKFTAKYLLKVGGVNVESLEAIVVAGDFGYHLDPRNAMEIGLLPRVDESAIRYIGNGSLTGAEMYMLSDEARKTAEELLAKCRVLDVPREERDFISELKLSW; via the coding sequence ATGCCGATAGTAGAGGTTAGGGGGATAGGTTTTTTCGATGCGAAAGAGGGCGAAAACCTTCTAGCGCTGATAAGAAGGCATGGCGTAACGCTCCCAGCGGGGTGCGGAGGTTTAGGGCTCTGCGGCATGTGCCGAGTCAGGGTCGTTAGAGGGGAGCTCACAGCCCCAACGCGGAGGGAAATCGAAATACTCGTCGATCGACTGGAAGAGGGGTGGAGACTCGCCTGCCAGGCTCAGGTGATCGGTGATACGACCCTGGAGATCCAAGCGATCAGGCGAGAAACCCCCAAAGCTAGAGTTAGACCACCTGTTCGGATCACACCACCAGCCATCTTCGTACCAGTGAGAGTGGAGAGGGGGGAGCCTTCGTACGAGGAGGAACTAATATCGTCTCTAAGGACGCTTGGGGTTCACGCTACGAAGCTATCCCTTTCCGCCCTGAACTCGCTGGCCCAGAGAAGCTCGGGCGTGGCTGTCATCGTTGAAGATGAAGTCTTGGACGTGAGCGACACCTACTCGGGCTACGGCCTAGCGGTAGACGTAGGGACGACAAGCGTGGCAGCATCCCTGGTAGACCTGGTGAGTGGAGCAGTAACCGCTGAAAGGGTGAGTCTCAACGCCCAGCTGAAGTACGGTTCAGATATCATCAGCCGGATACGCTACGCGTTGCAGGAGCCCGACGGAACAGCTAGATTGCAGCAAGCCGTAGTAGACACGGTCAACAGGCTCCTCGATGAGATGGGGGCCCGAGCAGATAAAGTCTACAGGGTTGTTGTGGCGGGAAACTCGGTTATGCTCCACCTGTTCTTCGGTGCGAATCCAAGGACTCTGGGCTTTCTACCATTTAGACCCCTCTACCGTAGGCAGATGAGGGCAAGGGGCAGGGATCTCGGTCTCACCGTTCACCCCGACGCCCACGTGGTATCACTCCCGATACTCGGCGGCTACGTGGGAGGAGACGTAGTGGGAGACATCCTTTCAGCAGATCTGTCTGGATACGACAAGGCCATGCTGATCGACGTGGGAACTAACGGGGAGATCGTATTGAAGAAAGACGACGCTTACCTCGCCGCTTCCACACCCGCCGGTCCAGCTTTCGAGGGCGTCGGGCTCCACTCGGGGATGATGGCAGTCGAGGGTGCTATCGAGAAGGTGAGAGTGTTGGGGGCCCGCGAAATCGAGTACTCGACGATAGGGGGCACCGAAGCGAAGGGCATCTGCGGTTCAGGATACGTGGACCTGCTCGCCGAGTTGCTAAAAGCAGGAATCCTATCGAGGGATGGCAGGCTACTCGACGGCCCCCGCGTGAGGGAGGTTGGGGGTGTAAAAGCGTTCGTTGTAGATGAGGAGAGGGGGATTATGCTGACGCAGCTTGACGTGAGGAAGCTCCAGCTTGCTGTGACCGCGGTGAAGTTTACGGCAAAGTACCTCTTGAAGGTTGGCGGCGTTAACGTCGAGAGCCTGGAAGCGATCGTTGTCGCCGGCGATTTCGGCTATCACTTAGACCCTCGGAACGCGATGGAGATTGGGCTGCTACCCAGGGTTGATGAAAGTGCGATCAGGTACATAGGCAATGGATCACTGACAGGCGCGGAGATGTACATGCTGTCTGATGAAGCGCGAAAAACGGCGGAGGAGCTGCTAGCTAAATGTAGGGTTCTCGACGTTCCCCGAGAGGAGAGAGACTTCATCTCCGAGCTTAAGCTCTCGTGGTGA
- a CDS encoding YkgJ family cysteine cluster protein, protein MEFKCLRCGRCCRSLAPIVVLSDLEDWVKRGAWRVIGAIEAVEASGCLRSLGVELCFTLRRRGNACYFYRKGVCTIYDLRPAVCRLFPFAYSEEGVAVHPWALRNCPAVRLYGGRPPGEEVRELAREIVRELLGLPFYSTFVEELIASTGRVIPRNRFRIDVGLV, encoded by the coding sequence ATGGAGTTCAAATGCCTCAGGTGCGGTAGGTGCTGCAGGAGCCTCGCACCGATAGTAGTGCTCTCGGACTTGGAAGATTGGGTGAAGAGGGGAGCTTGGCGCGTCATAGGAGCTATTGAAGCAGTTGAAGCATCGGGTTGCCTGAGAAGTCTGGGCGTAGAGCTCTGCTTTACTCTACGCCGCAGAGGTAACGCCTGCTACTTCTACAGGAAGGGGGTGTGCACGATATACGACCTGCGGCCAGCCGTGTGCCGGCTTTTCCCATTCGCGTACTCGGAGGAGGGGGTTGCCGTGCACCCCTGGGCTCTCCGTAATTGCCCAGCGGTCAGACTTTACGGAGGTCGTCCACCCGGAGAGGAAGTAAGAGAACTTGCTAGAGAGATTGTGAGGGAGCTGCTCGGACTACCCTTCTACTCGACATTCGTGGAAGAGTTGATCGCTTCCACCGGAAGGGTGATCCCCCGTAACCGGTTTAGGATCGACGTAGGTTTGGTGTAA